From the genome of Mastomys coucha isolate ucsf_1 unplaced genomic scaffold, UCSF_Mcou_1 pScaffold6, whole genome shotgun sequence, one region includes:
- the LOC116080527 gene encoding LOW QUALITY PROTEIN: kinesin-like protein KIF14 (The sequence of the model RefSeq protein was modified relative to this genomic sequence to represent the inferred CDS: inserted 1 base in 1 codon; deleted 5 bases in 4 codons; substituted 1 base at 1 genomic stop codon) yields the protein MALKSSSSHSVFTLVMMQTKTEFVEGEEHDHRITSRINLIDLAGSERCSTAHLSGERMKKAVSINKSLLTLGKVISALSEQAHGKRDFIPYRESTLTWLLKESLGGNSKTAMIATISPAAHNIEETLSTLRYATQACLMIVNIAKVNXDMNAKLIRELKAETEKLKAAQRNNRNIDPEQYRLCRQERTSLRMKLHQQETDMAEIQRVWKEKFEQAEKRKLQETKELQETGVTFQMDNHLPNLVNLNEDPQLSEMLLYMVKEGVTIVGKHTPNSSHDIQLSGVLIADDHCTIRNFGGTVSIVPAGEAKTYVNGMHISEPTVLHHGDCVVLGGDHYFRFNHPVEVQKGKKNSNRNNITSEGPKDFEFAKNELLTGQRSRLEAEIKAAQLKAKKEMMQGIQIAEKMALQELSSQKAAYESKIQAVEAELREESQRKRLEEINNQKASHKIEELKRVKQHLEQEVYVNKWXPELETLATKQALKDHRIQYARILEALEIAKQKTAEEVQMLQENRGNRDKTFTIQPNWSSMKLSTMIQEANAINDKFKKSYVFGRHDASDKGRSDTCVRVRNLQLGVSTFCSLEKFESKLAAMKELYESNSGDRNEDIFCDPEDEWEPDITSTPVSSLSRRTSRSLMKNRRVSGCVHDIHPVQSMQSSHLPELMEKPSTIYSNSSESFLPGICRELIGSSKDFLRQSFDEEKTIADSLISNLVKLYNGVIAISKAHEEQDEESQDNLFSSNRAAQALTIQVACDFQQLVVLFKHWLGDFSPCTGSARLEDKLRQDINNLGGYFQLFLQGCCSDITSMVKEAQNKVMVIIQQAVLCVGQQAVLKGSKLCVLENSIKVSSAQELMAALQDGMASGMNRLLDSGLETAQTLRQDLSRQSAQDENYNP from the exons ATGGCCTTGAAAAGCTCAAGCTCTCATTCTGTTTTCACCCTGGTGATGATGCAGACCAAGACAGAGTTTGTGGAGGGTGAAGAGCATGACCACAGGATCACAAGCCGCATAAACCTAATAGACTTGGCTGGCAGTGAGCGCTGCTCCACAGCCCACTTGAGTGGCGAGCGAATGAAGAAAGCTGTGAGCATTAACAAGTCCTTGCTAACTTTGGGGAAGGTCATATCTGCACTCTCCGAGCAAGCACACGGAAAGAGGGACTTTATTCCATATCGTGAATCCACTCTTACATGGCTATTAAAAGAAAGCCTGGGTGGAAATTCAAAAACAGCAATGATTGCTACCATCAGTCCCGCTGCCCACAACATAGAAGAAACACTGAGCACACTCAGATATGCTACCCAAGCCTGCCTGATGATAGTCAACATCGCCAAAGTCA AGGACATGAATGCAAAGTTGATCAGAGAGTTGAAAGCAGAAACTGAAAAGTTAAAAGCTGCCCAGAGAAACAACCGGAACATTGACCCTGAACAATACAGACTCTGCCGGCAAGAGAGAACATCCTTAAGGATGAAGCTGCATCAGCAGGAGACAGACATGGCAGAGATACAAAGAGTATGGAAGGAAAAGTTTGAAcaagctgagaaaagaaaacttcaagaGACAAAGGAGTTACAGGAAACAggagttacatttcaaatggacAATCACTTGCCAAACCTTGTTAATCTCAACGAAGACCCACAGCTGTCAGAGATGCTGCTCTACATGGTAAAAGAGGGAGTAACCATAGTTGGAAAGCACACGCCAAACTCAAGCCATGACATCCAGCTATCTGGAGTGCTGATTGCCGATGATCACTGTACTATCAGAAATTTTGGAGGAACAGTGAGTATTGTTCCAGCCGGAGAAGCAAAGACATACGTAAATGGGATGCACATCTCAGAGCCCACAGTATTACATCATGGTGATTGTGTGGTTCTTGGTGGAGACCATTATTTTAGATTTAATCATCCAGTTGAggtccagaaaggaaaaaaaaac tcaaatAGAAATAATATCACAAGTGAAGGCCCAAAAGATTTTGAGTTTGCCAAGAACGAGTTACTTACAGGACAGAGATCTCGGCTTGAAGCAGAAATAAAAGCTGCACAGCTGAAGGCGAAGAAAGAAATGATGCAAGGAATTCAAATTGCAGAGAAGATGGCCCTGCAAGAGCTTTCTTCCCAA AAAGCTGCATATGAGAGCAAAATCCAGGCCGTCGAGGCAGAGCTGAGGGAAGAGTCTCAAAGGAAGAGattggaagaaataaataaccaaaaagcTAGTCACAAGATTGAGGAGTTGAAAAGGGTGAAGCAGCATCTTGAACAGGAAGTGTACGTGAACAAATGGTGACCTGAGTTGGAGACCCTGGCTACAAAGCAGGCCTTAAAAGACCATAGAATCCAATATGCAAGGATCCTAGAAGCTTTAGAGATTGCAAAGCAAAAGACTGCTGAAGAAGTACAAATGCTTCAGGAGAATCGAGGAAACAGGGATAAGACTTTTACCATTCAGCCAAACTGGAGCTCCATGAAACTCTCCACGATGATTCAGGAAGCCAATGCCATCaatgacaaatttaaaaagaGCTATGTTTTTGGCAGACACGATGCATCAGACAAAGGCCGTTCTGATACCTGTGTTCGAGTTCGTAACCTCCAGCTTGGGGTCTCAACTTTCTGTAGTCTGGAAAAGTTTGAATCTAAACTTGCAGCAATGAAAGAGCTTTATGAGAGT AACAGTGGAGACAGGAACGAGGATATCTTCTGTGACCCTGAAGATGAGTGGGAACCCGACATTACAAGCACACCAGTTTCTTCCCTCTCTAGAAGGACG AGCAGAAGTTTGATGAAGAACAGGAGAGTCTCTGGCTGTGTGCATGACATCCATCCAGTTCAGAGTATGCAATCTTCACACTTGCCAGAATTAATGGAAAAACCAAGCACCATTTATTCAAATTCATCAGAATCATTTCTTCCTGGAATTTGCAGAGAATTGATTGGCTCATCAAAAGATTTCCTTAGACAGAGTTTCGATGAAGAAAAAACTATAGCAGATAGCCTGATAAGTAATCTTGTCAAACTTTATAATGGGGTGATTGCCATCTCCAAAGCCCATGAAGAACAGGAT GAAGAAAGTCAAGATAACCTGTTCTCCTCCAACCGGGCAGCCCAGGCTCTCACCATCCAGGTTGCTTGTGACTTTCAGCAGCTTGTGGTTTTGTTCAAACACTGGCTGGGTGACTTTTCACCTTGTACCGGCTCAGCAAGGCTTGAAGACAAACTGAGACAAGATATTAACAACCTCGGAGGCTATTTCCAATTGTTTTTGCAGGGATGCTGTTCGGATATTACATCGATGGTAAAAGAGGCTCAAAACAAAGTCATGGTGATTATACAGCAGGCTGTTCTGTGTGTGGGTCAGCAAGCCGTTCTGAAAGGGAGCAAGCTCTGTGTTCTGGAAAACAGCATCAAGGTTTCCAGTGCCCAGGAGTTGATGGCTGCCCTCCAGGACGGCATGGCCTCAGGGATGAACCGTCTCTTAGACTCTGGACTAGAGACCGCGCAGACACTCAGGCAGGACCTCTCCAGGCAGAGTGCACAAGAtga AAATTACAACCCATAA